A genomic region of Panulirus ornatus isolate Po-2019 chromosome 24, ASM3632096v1, whole genome shotgun sequence contains the following coding sequences:
- the LOC139756988 gene encoding uncharacterized protein — protein MFQLTTVRCACVVAATFSLVFPASRVACGELSLWHKVEVSRAKVMSSTRVETHRLPSDTHQVLKCCLTCLLLQWCKLLCVDQSTMNCTHVNTFVTPTYLESDTADGILCFTRRPMEFATMASIITGKPYSLTRSGDNLIDGFYNFRMDECLKTIDDPEDKWFVIDVGRALPIRHVLLVAQSNTYARKHFVDFEVRVGTSPVTAVEGISAYTFFGHFPGPGERNEVVILESPHAMKARFVSVQKMSGISSLQVCHVEIY, from the coding sequence ATGTTCCAGCTGACGACGGTGCGGTGTGCATGCGTTGTGGCAGCGACCTTCTCGCTGGTGTTCCCAGCATCACGTGTGGCCTGTGGCGAACTGTCTCTTTGGCATAAGGTTGAGGTTTCCCGGGCTAAAGTGATGTCCTCGACCCGAGTCGAGACGCATCGCCTCCCCTCAGACACCCACCAGGTCTTGAAGTGCTGCCTAACCTGCCTGCTCCTGCAGTGGTGTAAACTCTTGTGCGTCGACCAGTCCACCATGAACTGTACCCATGTCAACACCTTCGTCACGCCCACGTACCTGGAGTCGGACACAGCCGACGGGATCCTGTGCTTCACCAGGCGCCCCATGGAGTTCGCCACAATGGCAAGCATTATCACTGGCAAGCCATACTCGCTCACGAGGAGTGGCGACAACCTAATAGACGGCTTCTATAACTTCCGTATGGACGAGTGTCTGAAAACCATAGACGACCCTGAAGACAAGTGGTTCGTGATTGATGTCGGAAGGGCTCTGCCTATCCGTCACGTGTTACTCGTGGCGCAAAGCAATACATACGCCCGGAAACACTTCGTAGACTTTGAGGTCCGAGTTGGGACTTCTCCCGTGACGGCTGTCGAGGGGATCTCGGCCTACACCTTCTTCGGCCACTTCCCCGGCCCGGGAGAGAGAAACGAGGTGGTCATCCTCGAGTCGCCACACGCCATGAAGGCCAGGTTCGTCTCGGTCCAGAAGATGTCCGGCATTAGTTCACTGCAAGTATGTCACGTGGAGATCTATTGA